A stretch of the Musa acuminata AAA Group cultivar baxijiao chromosome BXJ2-7, Cavendish_Baxijiao_AAA, whole genome shotgun sequence genome encodes the following:
- the LOC135617859 gene encoding uncharacterized protein LOC135617859 — MEASKRPTSAAPRAVNGNGTAAASKGGASRPTVPPTKAQQYRLPYRPQRRPSPRRKRRCHQGCCRICCLWLTLLLIALVLLAAISAGAIYVLCLPQRPSFSVSSLRLSALDVRSVDLLTSRLDLSVTVRNPNQRIVFVFDDVALSASSGGVTIGEGTIPGFVQGTDNTTVLKATVSSSGRSLDPTEASGLRRKKRHSLEIHLDTKAGIKLGRFKSMHVGIRISCKGIEASVTKGNATAGSTKGAAKCKARLRVKIWGWTL; from the coding sequence ATGGAGGCGTCGAAGCGTCCTACCTCCGCGGCTCCCCGGGCCGTGAACGGGAACGGAACCGCCGCCGCCTCAAAGGGAGGTGCCTCCCGTCCCACCGTCCCACCCACCAAGGCGCAGCAGTATCGGCTACCCTACCGCCCCCAGCGGCGGCCTTCGCCCCGACGCAAGCGCCGCTGCCACCAGGGCTGCTGTCGCATCTGCTGCCTGTGGCTCACCCTGCTGCTCATCGCCCTCGTCCTCCTCGCCGCCATCTCCGCCGGCGCTATCTACGTCCTCTGCCTTCCCCAGCGCCCCTCCTTCTCCGTCTCCTCCCTCCGCCTCTCCGCCCTCGACGTCCGCTCCGTCGACCTGCTCACCTCCCGCCTCGACCTCTCCGTCACCGTCCGCAACCCCAACCAGAGGATCGTCTTCGTCTTTGACGACGTCGCCCTCTCCGCCTCCTCGGGCGGAGTCACGATAGGTGAGGGAACGATCCCGGGCTTCGTCCAGGGCACCGACAACACCACGGTGCTCAAAGCCACCGTCTCGAGCTCGGGGCGGAGCCTGGACCCGACGGAGGCGTCGGGTCTGCGGCGGAAGAAACGGCATTCCTTGGAGATCCATCTCGACACCAAGGCCGGCATTAAGTTGGGAAGATTCAAGTCGATGCACGTGGGGATCAGGATTTCATGCAAGGGGATTGAGGCGTCGGTCACCAAGGGCAACGCCACCGCCGGCTCAACCAAGGGCGCGGCCAAGTGCAAGGCAAGACTTCGTGTCAAGATCTGGGGCTGGACTCTCTAA
- the LOC135617858 gene encoding glyoxylate/succinic semialdehyde reductase 2, chloroplastic-like → MAKCSVANASICFRQRLLLPFSAVFTSSPLSMAMAMSSSSIYCRPRFPISPLRRMPRFPKSSSSFTTIASSQTSGDAGKGGEFPGRVGFLGLGIMGSPMAINLLKAGCDVTVWNRTKSKCNHLIDLGAKYEPSPAEVASSCDVTFAMLADPESAVDVACGTNGAVKGMGSGKGYVDASTVDGATSKLISKHIRDTGASFLEAPVSGSKKPAEDGQLIFLTAGDASLYEIASPLLDIMGKSRFYLGEVGNGAAMKLVVNMIMGSMMASFSEGLLLSEKVGLDPNVLIEVISQGAISAPMFAVKGPSMVKATYPTAFPLKHQQKDLRLALGLAESVTQPIPVAAAANELYKVAKSYGLSDHDFSAVIEALRAKLQHSE, encoded by the exons ATGGCCAAGTGCTCCGTGGCCAACGCTTCCATCTGTTTCAGGCAGcgtcttctcctccctttctccgCCGTCTTcacctcctctcctctttccATGGCGATGGCGATGTCGTCTTCGTCCATCTACTGCCGCCCCAGGTTCCCCATCTCACCCCTGAGACGGATGCCTCGTTTCCCCAAGTCCTCGTCTTCGTTCACTACGATAGCTTCATCTCAGACCTCTGGCGACGCTGGCAAAG GAGGTGAATTCCCTGGTCGTGTTGGATTCTTGGGTCTTGGAATCATGGGCTCACCTATGGCAATAAACCTTCTGAAGGCCGG ATGTGATGTTACTGTTTGGAATAGAACAAAGAGCAAGTGCAATCACCTCATTGACCTTGGTGCAAA ATATGAACCTTCTCCTGCAGAAGTTGCATCGTCTTGCGATGTGACATTTGCAATGCTGGCCGATCCTGAAAGTGCG GTTGATGTCGCCTGTGGGACCAATGGAGCGGTCAAAGGAATGGGCTCTGGAAAAGG GTACGTTGATGCATCTACAGTTGATGGGGCCACCTCCAAGCTGATCAGCAAGCATATTAGAGATACAGGGGCATCATTTTTAGAG GCTCCAGTTTCAGGCTCCAAAAAGCCTGCAGAAGATGGGCAGTTGATATTTCTGACTGCAG GTGATGCTTCCTTGTATGAAATAGCATCACCACTTTTAGACATAATGGGAAAG TCGAGATTTTACCTCGGCGAGGTTGGAAATGGTGCAGCTATGAAACTTGTTGTCAACATGATCATGGGAAG CATGATGGCTTCCTTCTCAGAAGGGCTTCTTCTAAGTGAAAAAGTTGGTCTAGACCCAAATGTTCTTATTGAG GTTATTTCACAGGGTGCCATTAGTGCACCTATGTTTGCCGTCAAGGGTCCTTCGATGGTTAAAGCCACGTATCCAACTGCTTTCCCTTTAAAACATCAGCAGAAG GATTTGAGGCTTGCGTTAGGATTAGCTGAGTCTGTGACTCAGCCGATTCCAGTTGCAGCAGCTGCAAATGAGCTCTATAAAGTAGCCAAATCTTATGGCCTTAGTGATCATGATTTCTCAGCAGTTATTGAAGCATTGAGAGCGAAGTTGCAACATTCAGAATGA